A segment of the Candidatus Krumholzibacteriia bacterium genome:
TGTCGCCATCGTGGGTGTGGTGATCGCCATGGGCCTGCGGGCCATGGGGATTGCCAATGACATCGTGAACATGGCCTTTGCGTTCACCTTCGGCGCCATCGCGGTGGCCATCGCGTTGTCGTTCGGACTGGGCGGCCGCGAAGCGGCGGGCAAGCAGATGGATCGCTGGCTGACGAAGATGGGCGGAGACTGAGCGGGCGCGGCGGCCGCGTGCCGTTCGCGCAGGGAGAGAGTCCAATGAGCAACACGGTTGTCGTGATCACCGGCGCCAGCGCCGGAATCGGTGCTGCGCTGGCGGAACTGCTGGCGGCCCGCGGGATGTCGCTGGTGCTGGTGGCGCGCCGCAAGAAGGAGCTGGAGACGGTCGCCGCGCGCTGCGGCGGCCGCGCGCTCGCCATCGTGGCGGATGCGGCCGATCGCGCCGAGGTGCGGCGCGTGGTCGGCACGGCGCTGGAGCAGTTTGGTCACGTCGACGTGTGGGTCAACAACGTGGGCCGAGGCATCACGCGCATGCCCTCGCAACTGACCGACGAGGACGTGGACCATATGATGCGCCTCAACGTGAAGTCCGCGTTGTACGGCATGCAGGAGGTGCTGCCGCACTTCCAGGCGCGCGGCACGGGTCAGATCATCAATGTGTCGTCGCTGCTGGGGCGGGTGCCGTTTGCAACCATGCGTTCGGCGTACTGCGGCGCCAAGCACTTCCTCAACGCGCTGACCACCACCTTCCGCGCCGAGGTGCAGGAGAAGCACCCCGACATCCAGGTCTCTCTGGTATCGCCCGGCGTGGTGCGCACCGACTTCGGCAACAGCGCGCTCCACGGCGGGCCGGACTCGCGCAGCTTTCCGGAGTCGCAGAGCGCGGAGGAGGTGGCGGAGGTGATCGCCGGCGTCATCGAGTCCCGCAAGCCCGACGTGTACACGCGCCCGGGCGCCAGCCAGCGCATCGCCGGCTACTACGCGGGCCTGGGCGTCGACCCCTGAGCTCGCGCGGGCCGTCTGCGGCACACCGCTCCAGCATCCAGGCCCAAGCCCCTGGGGGAGTGTTGCGGCCTTGAAACAGGCGGGCGGTGGCGGTAAAATGGACACCACAGTCTTTTTTTAACCCCAAAGGAATCCGATCATGATGAAGAAGACCCTGGTTCTGGTATCCCTGGTGGCGTTGTCGGCCTGGTTCGTGTGCGCACTCGCGATGGACGCCCGCGCGCAGGCGCAGGACGAAACCGCACCCGTGATTTCAAAGCAGGAGACCACGGCGGAAGTGCCGGAACTGGACAACCTGCACGAGGTCATCTACCAGCTCTGGCACGACGCGTACCCCGCCAAGAACTACGCGTTGATCAAGGAATTGCTCACGCAGGCGGACGAGCTCACCGCCAAGCTGGATGCAGCGGAGCTGCCCGGAATTCTGCGCGACAAGGAAGGTGCCTGGGAGGAGGGCAAGGTGAAGCTGACGGAATCGCTGGCGGCGTTGCACAAGGCGGCGGACGCCAACGACGAGGAAGCCATGCTCAAGCAGAC
Coding sequences within it:
- a CDS encoding SDR family NAD(P)-dependent oxidoreductase; this translates as MSNTVVVITGASAGIGAALAELLAARGMSLVLVARRKKELETVAARCGGRALAIVADAADRAEVRRVVGTALEQFGHVDVWVNNVGRGITRMPSQLTDEDVDHMMRLNVKSALYGMQEVLPHFQARGTGQIINVSSLLGRVPFATMRSAYCGAKHFLNALTTTFRAEVQEKHPDIQVSLVSPGVVRTDFGNSALHGGPDSRSFPESQSAEEVAEVIAGVIESRKPDVYTRPGASQRIAGYYAGLGVDP